Part of the Leptodactylus fuscus isolate aLepFus1 chromosome 6, aLepFus1.hap2, whole genome shotgun sequence genome, ATCAGTCAAATTGAACCAAAACTCTTAGCAGCGAAGTAAGATTTTTCAATGTGAGTGCAGTGTAGTTCCTTCTCTCGAGACATACCACCCACCGACAAGGACACCAAGGTGACAATATGATAATATGTTCAATTTATACTAAGATGAGTTAAATAAATCAATTAAATCAAGGGTGGTGCTAAGAGATGGGAGGGGTCTGTTAAGAACAGGATAATGTTGTCAACAAATAATGAGATAATATGGGGGAGGACTCATTATTACTGCAACTTGACTCCCAATAACAACCTGAGCTTGTACTGTTCATTCCTATTAGCCCACTAACTAAGGCAGAATGAAGACAGCACTGAGCCAATCCTCGTGTGATAATGTATGGGAAGATGGAGTGCAAAGCAATGATAAATGCTCATCTTCTTTGGTTGTGATGAGGTCACAACAACCAAATAGTATGAAGATAAACCCATAGTCATGCAGCAGCTGGATCCCCGTCTTTTGGACACTGAACtagtagatgcagaggaccaaACCAAAACCAAGTTGGTGGAGTTGGTGTAGAAGTGACCAGCGCTTACCCTGTCGGATGAATTAATCTTACTTTTTAAGGTCAAGCACACAACGCATTTCGAGGCATGCAAGCCTCTTTATCAAATGTAAAGAGGATGTTTAGTACATGCTTTCCAAATCAGAAGTATTTTTGTCACAGTTACAGAGGATGGTAAGTTGGGGAGGGGAGAGGTCTCATCACACTGTACTTGCTCTGCTTAGAGTCCTATTTAAGGGGAGCAAGTGATAGATCAGAGCtactgtcctcttatactgcattGTCTTTGTGTATTGCTAAGTGATACAACTTCAGTCCAGACTCATTTGCCTCCTGCTTGTGAGAGGTTTCTTCCTATCAGCTCTTACAAGCAGCAGGCAGGGGTGAGcactgtaaggctatgttcacatgtgcaTCACAGTATCTGTTGAAAATCACAGACAAAGGAGCAAAGAGAGAGAGGGGGCTGCCTATTTCATTGGGCAAAATGCTGTACATCATAACAAAAACTTGACTATCCACAacaagtcgggcatgatgttcagggtgcttcccatagagggcagcctaacagaggcactgtctccctgtttacatcttgggagacagatttgcatattcctcccatgttcacttgcagtggagcaactatggctgtataagtctccacacacctgaaaaggtggtctctccctaaggatggacgttatccccattaTCCACAACATAGTCAATGTGGTCCATTGATTATATTCATGATATGACAGATCGTCTCAAATGGGATTTCAATTTTTCTACTCTTataaaagaacagaaaaaaataaatcccaCTGGAGATGTGATCTCAGCCCCAAGTCACATTTCCTAAATGTGGGTCAAGAGAGGTTCATAAATTAGCAGCTCGTACCAGTAAGAACTCACGTGTTAGCTCACTGCACCCTGGTCTCTTAGATTGAGAAAGTAGTACTTTATCCATGGAGTTACATATAAAGGTAGCAGAGAGGAACTTGGTGGAAAAGGGTTTGATAGATGCTGTCATTCTGTAGGTCACAAGAAGTCCTACACACAGTAGAGACCGTTTGCTCATGAGAGTAAGCTCTGAAAAGATGGCCAGATTGGTGGTCATATGACTCAGATGTCTGTAAGGTGGTGGAGAACAACCTCCTTAGTGTTGGTCATGTCCGACGTCGTCCATAACAAAAACATTTTAAATATATGGATGGACCTGAGCCGGAACGAAACAAGTTACACTGCGGGAATAGCGCTTGTACTGTAAGTTAGCATTATGTTTCCAAAAatgctggagtgcttctttaaaggtTTCATTTTATTAACTCCGTATTCATGATAAAACCTGATCAGTCACTAAACAAAATTCTTCCTAAGGCTATGACTAGTCGTAAACAAACTTGTTAATCTTAGTATGCTGTGCTACGCCTCTTAGAGGTATGCCACTTCTATCTGTTGCATCAGGCTTCTGCAATGGCAGCGGTATGAAGACACAAGCTACATACTCTACAAGCTGTAAACATCTTTAGGGTGCGTCCAAAGCAACGAAAGCTATAGTGCCCCtgtacagagccagaaacagtgaaCCTTCCCTAGTATACATGATTGATGCATCAACCTGCTGAGGTCTCCATCCAAATATGCAGTATCAATGcagaaccagaagaagatgtcagAATAAACTTTAAATAAGTAATCTATTTAATGTTTTCTAATTTTAGGAAGTTCTCTTTGATCCTTAATACTCCTCAGTGttccctacagtataatatacttccaAAGGCTCCTCCtaacagtataatggtccacagtgTCACCACACAATATATGACACACCTCATAACCATACCATAGTatgattctccacagtggccccacacagtataatatactcctcagagcccaccgacagtataatgctccagagtggccccacacagtataatatacttctcAGAGCCCACCgacggtataatgctccacagtgtcaccACACAATATATGACACACCTCATAACCATACCATAGTatgattctccacagtggccccacacagtataatatacttctcAGAGCCCAccgacagtataatgctccacagtgtcaccACACAATATATTACACTCCTCAgagcccacccacagtataatgctccacagtggtccaacacagtataatatagtccCAAACAGTGTAAATTTCCCTTCCATTGTCCAgacccatggaattaatataataatgaagaATCACTactaaattaatataataatatacagcaccatggaattactatagtaatgtctagaaccatggaattaatagaacaATTTACAGCGCCATGGAACTAATGGTTCCCTAAAACtataaataattattaataataataataattttttatcgaaggtctccgtctgtgccaatcaaaacaccaagtgcacgaaaaaagtgtgggtgccacactaaaaaaaacgtgcccaggatgctcgccaaaaaacgcacccttcccctaaaggggagagaggttcctgactcaaactcttccccacaaggaccaaaaggtgaccgagtggggtcgagtatccgaaaggatgcaggatggccctaccaacatccgttttccccccgggctgccaccaccaggggtactcaggattaccagtcgccaagtttctctccgggctgccaccaccagagatactccttggctcaggcaaagaggtctgcgcctgccccggttccccaggacaggtcagctgacagaggggagagacccattacaggcctcatccccagacaccgtcaggaagcgtcccaaaagggtacagcatcccttcgtcgacaCACAAAAAAGGTGACAGAGTGAAAAACAAACGTGAGAAAAACACTAAACAAGTGGTAAAGTGCCCATCAGAGCCCGGtttaccgccggatctataaaaattactccaatgctggtaaaccaggcattaaGGAGTGGGGTGCTTAAAATACTATTGCCACCTAGTGATCATTTCAAGCCATTGAGCTTCGCTGCCTTTCTCACCCGCAAACAACTATTAAATAACTGAATCAGTGTCCTCTCCTACTTATCCGATCTCGGCAATACTCtatttttagtttttgttaattttttttttttttaaacacacctAGAGGGCGTGGGAATGGAAGTAAAGATGAGACCTTCCAGTCACCAGAGCCTTCATGAGATGAATAAAACCTCTGATCTATTAGTGAAAGGTCTCACCAACCTAAAACAATACCTGGCAGAAATGAACCAGAGAGCCTAAATGGTTGAAAAGACAAGCAGTATGGAACACTCAATGGAAATGATTACATTAGGTTCCCACTAGCGTTTGCTCTCCGTTACTTGGGTCCATCAGTGGATCCGAACAATGGAGAACTGGAGAGCTACAACAACAGTAAAATATGGAGTGTGATGGAGCACATTGATAATAGTGAAGTCTGTCAGGACTATTCTTACGCTGATGTAGAGCGGACACTGCAACAGGGTTTCCaacagagactccaatgcagatgtgaacaaagctttaCCTGCTTGTAAGTACAAGAAAAGCATAacaataccatacctcccaaccgtacctatttccgcgggacattcacaatttcggTTTCCTGCCCCGCGGTCCCAgtcagcaggaggtatgtcctgatttcaactcagatctgcgtctggaggatgcAGATCTCAGTTGAATATATacacgactaaagcaaggagctgtcatagctcagctccttgctttgccgcggcgctccaactctgttagtgacactgcggagagaggggcgggggagcgaggaaaaggtgagtataagtgggtatttgtgttaaacattgaggtggaacataatgaagggggtccatgaaactgggtgcagatgaaggggggggacgacataaatatggggacatgaatctgggggcagagatggggggacatgaatctggggcagagatgggggacatgaatctggggcagagatgggggacatgaatctggggcagagatgggggacatgaatctaggggcagagatggaggggggcatgaaactggggacagagatggaggggacatggaactgggggagagatggaggggggacatataatttacgggtgactgtaggaggattataatgtgtgggggcacatgaaaaatgaatgagaatgggcggagtcaacataaaagttggtggggctaaatttgcccactttgtccctctttcagttcttaaaAAGTTGGAAAGTATGCAATACTGTCTACACTACCCTGGAAACCTACAAAAGAGATTTAGGAACAATCTGAGGATTGAAGGTCTCCCAGAACCAATTGTAGCAGAAGCAGTCAAAGGCTTTAACTGAAATATTTACCAATCTATTAGGTGAGGAGCATTCAGGCTAATAATAAGAGACACCTCAGAGGAACATCCAGCAACATTTGAGATCTGTACAATGACTTGAATATCCAGATGGAAGCCATGCATGTCGTCTTTCAGATACTCCCCATACCTAGTCCGGAGACCCAGTATATTAACCACAAACTACACAAGACAGCTCTCTCTACTAATACTCTAGGGCATGGGTAGGCAAACTTTTTTCTTTTGGCATGctgatttaaatttaaaaaaaaaaaaaatcaaagattaaGGTCCTTGGAGTCAATAATTGTAAGACTGACGACCTCTATACTAAAGTCACATACCACAAACCATAGCACAAAAGTGCTGCCACCGGATGCTTTAAGATACATGTGTTTGCTGCTATTTCCTGGAACTGGAAAACTGGTACTTTTGCTTCAATGTAAAACTGCTTTCACATGGTGTGTTTTGCACCTAAAACAAATAATGCCtgtgtttttgtgcaaaaatacaACTTTATgcggaataatgtcccatagcggcccctgtgcatgatattatgtcccatagcggtccctgaacacagtattatgtcccatagccatAGCGGCTCCCACATACATTATTAtgtgccacagtggcccctccacactgtgtaatgtcccatagtggcccctgcacatagtattataactcatagcagcccctgcatacggtattatgtcccatagccatAGCGgttcctgcacacggtattatttcTCATTGAAGACCCTAAATACGGTATTATTTTCCACAGTagtaacacagtattatattccaacTTTTATAATATTCCATTTTTTGCCACTCACTAGCTATTAttctactgtggggtctcttcaaaccctagagtataataagttgaGGTTATATGTTACTCTCCTTTCCTGCACTCTGCAGCGGCTCTGTTCTCTTCGATGCTTCTCCCTGAAGTCAGCTGATTGGGTTGCTTCAGCGTCACTATGTGTAATGATGCCGGAAGTGACGTCTGAGACCCTATCAGGGTTCTCTTCAGGCAGAAGCGCTGAAGAGAACTGAGCCACTGCGGAGCACAGGGAAGGTGAGTTAACAATGTTTTATCACCTCACCTGGGGCTCCGCTTATTATACGGgggactctgaaaagaccccacagtatagtaatagcagttttgtttttaGGCCATGTTTGGTCCCATCGAAGCAGCTGGGTGAGGACGCTGGCTGTCGTGACAGGGAAACGTGCCTTGCATGCTACTCTTGGCATGCTTGTcggaggttgccgacccctgatctagagcatGCTTGAACGTATGCCAAGAAAGTCCATTCCCAAGATTTGAGGGATAAAGCCTGATCTTCCGTTGTCTGAATATTCATCTGCTGCTGAGAGACTTGGTGTCAGTGTGTTGGAAAGAACAGTGAGTAGGATACAGTGAAGTTAAATATTAGCTTGTTTAGGTATTTATCTGGTCAGCGGCGGCCCTTAGGGAGCCCAGAAGCCCctgctttgtttttttaataggctgttaaacccagcaggtaatgggcccaatTTACTTACATTACTGGCGTACATACAttctctgctgtccacaggtagcAGAGAGGAGTGACAAACTCTGCTGCCTGAAatgtatagtggtcggggaaacAGGCTTTCCCGGGCGCTATCATCGTGTTTCAAGGCCCCAGCCATCTTCAGCTGGCCACGgatctccttcccttctgagtccAGTCGCTGTCAAACCCCTGTGACTGCGATCATTACGGTACTGAGTTTGGTCTTTTTTCTATGATATGCTTCTTGGGAATCAGGAGTGTGCTCATATGATATTGATAACGTAGAATACAGTGCATTCTCCTAAATGGCCCTCCAGAGGGGGCTCTTCTATAGGCGTAGTAGAACTCACCAGCTTAAATTTTTGTAGCCCATCTAGATAGAATGCAATGAAACCAGTACAAAGGTCTGAAATAGTTTTGTTGTACTGTATAGacctctgttttgtttttgttttgtttttttatggagTTTACATAGGGGTAAAATGTACAATAAACCTCAAAATTATCATctaataatattttataatatgaCCAGGAAACCAAAACCTACACAGCACATCCCAGCATGAGAGAACAATGTGCTgcagaatttattttattattatttattttgcttacactaggttcacactggggtttggctttccattcttcgggtctgcttggggagccAAAAAACAGAAAGTTAACCCACTTTAAAAAGAAACCTGAGAAACccctggacctcatagactataacggggtccaccaaggttctgcccgaaaaatgcagagttttttaAGTGGGTTCTGGGATGGAAACCCCTGAAAGTATTATAAGCGCTGGAGTGAACCCCGCATTACTTgtataacaccaacatattctgcagcattttgcaGACATTGACTAGGACTTCACTTGCTGTCTGTGGGATAGAAATTATGGTTAGCAAATTTACCTCCCTTTGGCATACAGAGAGTCACTGACCAGAGAGAAACAACACACTGACACATGGGTGACAAGCGCTCAAAATTGAGACCCTCGACATGGTTTATTTAAAGTAAAGTCCTGAGGCTTCACCCCTTACACCcctcacagattctcgattgggttcaagtccggagaatttgctggccaagggagtacggtaaactcatcctggtgctcctcgaaccacgcacgtacattgcgagctttatgacactggattcacaccagcgtctggactctgtcatgcagagtccggccatgagcgccagtgagtgttttgagctctccgtgtcgaaacagtttttttaaaccggacacagagtactgcatgtccgactctgtgtccggtgtaaaaaaaaaaaaacaatttcaccacggagagcataaaacactcaccagcgctcacggcggACACTTTtaaaagccattcaaatgaatgggtttgaaagatgccggcaggtttccgtctcctgcccagttttgtgcaggaaacggaaacctgcagaacggactcccgggtgcagatgtgaacgagccctgacacgtcgcattgtcctgctggtagatgaaatcaccctgaggaaaaacaattcgcacgTAGGGGTAAGCATGGTCCGCAaaagatagatgcatacttgtgttgatccatcgtgtattccacaatgatgagtgcacccagatggctgatgacacgtgccttctgccattggttatttaacgttgacgtcaaaagtaggcggtggtcacattaatatgactggactgtgtataaagaAGGTCTCCAAAACCTTATTCACCTTTATTATTACCCCAAACCTTGTACATGTATTATACAATCACACACCAAAGCATGCAAATATAGCCAAGTCTCCAATAAATGGTGGCAGAACAATTCAGTGTTATTTCAGTTTACGGGCATGAATAAAATATTTACCTTCAAAATCAGCAAAATCCTTCTTTGACTTATTAATACGCAGCGCATACACAGCTTTTTCAATATGATAACCAGTTTCTTTGAAGGACGTCTCCAGATCTTCCTTTTTGGAAGACATTACAGTAAAGCGCTTTTCACCAGCATGATAGTAGGTACCATTCAACGTACCAAAAATCATAAGGTGACCTCCGGGTTTTATCAAGTCTTGGAAGTTTTTCAGAACATTACGGTATGATTCTATGTCTTTACACACAGGTTCAAGACAAAGGCAAGACAGGAGACAATCAACTGGTGGCACAATGACCGGATCATAAGGGTTTCTCTTCAGAGCGTCACATATCAGGACTTCTTTCACCTTACTGCGGAGTTTCTCAGCTTTTTTCTCACAATCCTCCCTATAAACATACAAGAATAAAATTAAGTTGTTTATTGTGTGATACTAAAATGATATATGAGACATGTGATTCCAGAACGAAACACCAGATTGAAAGAAATTGTTTTCATGAGTCTTATCAGGGCAGAAGGACATTATTGGGGAGGGTTTTCCACTCGTGGCCTCTCCCGATGAGCCTGAGCCTAAGCTGTGTATTACATAACTGACCATGCTACATAAAGGGTAAGCAATAGGCCATTAAGATCTCCTTGGTtgaaaagaggaacttgctctagcgccacacTTTGGAAGGTAGCGCCCTTTAGATCAATGCATATACTGAAAACATAGCCTTAACAGTAtgactcctccaaaaggaagaaggATCCATCCACAGACAACTGTTTTAAGGTTATTGCCTCTTTGCAGTATAGAAGGGGTACTTTATCTCATTAGGCAGACACCACCATATGGCATATAGGAACTTACTAGATAGTGCATGCTAACCTAGAGTCTGAGGAAAAGTGTTATATGAGCCTCAGAGCAACAACCCTGCCTGCGCCACCGGTCAGACTCTGTACCTTGCTAACATTCACCTTGGACTGGATACTGGTAGAGGCTTAGCAGCCTAAGCAAGGAAAATACGGACTGTCATCTATACCAACTCAGCCCTAACACATTGGTAAATGTTGCAAGAAGTGTACCTCAAGTAAAGTTGCAAATGATCCTGTTTCTGCATACCTTGCGTTTCCTGAGTCTTATTCCTGCACAACCACAATAGGCACTCCAACTCCCAACTGGAAGAATTGGATGCGTTCATTGTCAACATGACAAGTTCAAGTGCCACTACTCCTTGCTTCCGGGCTTCCTCCAAtgggtggctgtgagcagtggtggcagcagttaTAGGACTAGTGGTAATGTcattacagtatagaacatgatggaccagACTAGAGGAGATGTCTGACTGACTGCTGGCAGTGGTGGTGGTAGCGGTGACAACATTAGTGTGAGTACAACATGATGGACCAGCTCACTGAAAATGTTTCACAGCAGTGGCAGCATCCGTGGCACTgtcagtacagtatagtataaaaCATGACGGATCAGGGTGCAGATGTATGTTAGCTGCTGTTTGTCCTGTTGActttgtaaagtaaaaaaataaaataaaaaatccctcTTTGGACGCAGGACATATTCCCCCATTTTGACTTTAGGAGGGCTAAAAACATGGCAATCCAGTAGTCAGTAATCCATGGCAATCCAGTAGTCATCTTGCTCGATGCTAACCACCAATGCTTATCACTAGATAAGCAACTAAGCGTGCATTTTGCAATGTTTGTCACCATGTACATGGACCCAGGGGTTTGTCATGATTGGTCTTGGCCAtcgtcattatcatcatcatttgcAAAGAAATAAGGGTATTCCTCATCACCTTTCTGTGAAATATCACTACCTGCCATGCACATCAAAGTACCCTTCCTCCGCCACAAATGTGTTAGTTGTGGATGTGGCCTGCCTCGAAGAAGGACCACAGGATGGAGGAGTAGGAAGGTTTTGCTGACTTGTCACTAAAAACtctatttttccaaataaatGAGCtagtaatgtatataaaatccctACATAGTAGATGACAGCACAAAGCCGCCACCATCAGCAGAGCTACCCGTGCAGAGGAGCAGGAGTCACAATATTACTTTGCTATGACTGGGATGAGCAAAATCTACATTTTCTTATTACAATCCCGTGACTACTGGAGGTGATGCCAAGACCAAAAGTAGTATTTCTGTTACCATTCACATTCAAAATATTACTTAGAATATTATCTTTTTTGCACTGTCCTCAtcctttgctgtgttttttcccagatattttacagattttattttaCTCTTAATTGATTGGTAAATTTGGTAATGTGGTAAATTATTtacatctatctaatctattctATTGTCTTTACTCTCTACTATTTCCTATcggtatttttttttagatttttacacTGTCCCTGCTGTGGTCTCTCTGCTTTCTTCTCCACAAAATGGCTCGTCTATGGGTATTCTCTTATATAGTAACTATCCCATCATCAGTGATCTCTGCACCCACCGTCCCTCACGACAGTCAAAGATGCTGATGTAAGGGATTATTAGAAAGTCCACCTAGTTCATAGACAATGTCTACTGAAGCTCCTGCCCTCTCAGCTGGCAGtggcagcatttttgctggtCCATATGAAAcaaatcagggctcgttcacatctgcgcccgctctccgttctgcaggtttccgtttccagcacaaaacagagacaggagacggaaacctgcaggactctttctcacccattcattttaataggtgagaaagctgtccggctgtgagcggcggtgagctttttatgctctccgccgcgaaaccgttttttttaatccggacacagagtcggacatgcagtactctgtgtccggattttaaaaaaacggttttgtggcagagagcataaaacgctcaccgccgctcttggccggacccggtctgtggtttccgttttgttgcatgcagaagacggaaaccacagaacggagtgctgaacgcaggtgtgaacctagtgtcacaaACGTTTCAGTTTCATTTGGAACCAAATGGTTAGTGTATTTTGGATCAAGTGAGATTAATCGTGAAGCAGTTCACCAATCTCTAGTGAGTGTCATTTCTTTTATTATGTTACCCTATGGTCCTTATGGTACTACCAAAAACATCTGAGTGGCCTGTCGGTACCTAGTCTCTATAAATATCACATCACTGTCAGAATCTCAAAAATTTGTGCCATTTACAATGAGATTGATTGCCCACAATGGATAGCCCTGAAATCAACTCTGGTCACCCCGACCTCACTTCAGATTCTCTTATGAACTCCACAGTCAACCTCACACCCACTCCCAGCAACAGCCAAGGTAACTACTTAGATTTCTACAATTGTGGCGGAGAGTCCATTTAGCTTTCAGCTCCCCCTGTTTTCTAACCCTATTTTACCTCCTTGCTTATCCTAAGGTGTTCACTTGGCAGAGATGCTCTAGGTTCAGGGTTCTCCATGACTTTCTTTATGACAGGTGGATCTTCACCAAAGATTACATAATTTGTACATATTCCACGCCTTCCTCAGAATTGTTTACAACTACCCAGGTCTTTCATTTTTTGTGCTCACTCTCCCCGCTTAACCCTAAGATTACCCCCACAAGTTTCAGGAGGCTATGCTTGTATAGAGCAGCAATCAGCGACCTTCTCTCAAGATTTTACATAGAATCTATTTGGTCTACACTAGATTACATGGTTTTTA contains:
- the LOC142210513 gene encoding nicotinamide N-methyltransferase-like gives rise to the protein MADPSNTEKTYVNDFNAKAYLQTCYAAEGGRLIGEWTDFVLQNLHETFTKGGVRGETLLDFGTGPTIHQFLSACEVFDKIIASDLLEENLIELQKWLKKDPDAFDWTHLIKFVCELEGNREDCEKKAEKLRSKVKEVLICDALKRNPYDPVIVPPVDCLLSCLCLEPVCKDIESYRNVLKNFQDLIKPGGHLMIFGTLNGTYYHAGEKRFTVMSSKKEDLETSFKETGYHIEKAVYALRINKSKKDFADFEGKYFIHARKLK